GCACTATATTTCTACAATGTGCCTCTTCGCTCACATCACCGGCCACTAAAATAGCTTTTTTACCGGCTTCCCGCACATGTTTTGCGGTTTCCTCAGCATCTTTATCTTCGCTAAGGTAAGCGATAAGCACATTGGCGCCCTCTCTGGCAAAGGCAATAGCCACAGCTCTTCCAATCCCCGAATCTCCGCCGGTAATTATGGCATTTTTGCCCTCCAGCTTGCCCGATCCTTTATAAGATTCTTCGCCGTGATCTACTTTAGGCTGCATTTTCGCTTCTTTTCCCGGCGTGTCCTGCTGCCGCTCCTGATCTTTAAAAGGAGGTTGTGCTTCCTTTTTCTGCGGGTGCTTCATTTCTTTGTTGTCATCTTTCATAGCTCATACTTTTTTTGAAGAGGTTCCAAAAATGGCATTTTTGACACCTCATGTTTCCGCATGAATTTACGGAAAGTAACTCGCGGCACAGAAATGAAGGAAACTAAAATTTTGCTAAAAGTCTATTTTAGTACATGTTGCGCCAAAAGTTTCTGAACCTCATAGACATTTACCGATTTGTTGAACCTCCTGCAAATACTGGGCTGCTGCTCCGAAGAAATCCAGATCTTTAGCTCGGCATCGAGGTCAAAAGTCCCTGCTGTTTCCACGCTAAACCGGGAAATACTTTTGTAGCTTATGGATAAATACTGGGTTTTGCTCCCGGTAAGCCCCTGTTTATCTACCAGGATCAGCCTTTTGTTAGTAAAGATAAAGGTGTCCCTGAATATCTTAAAGCCCGCTTCAATTACTTCGGAATCGCACAACAGCTGCGCGAAATCACTTTGTAGTTTTTGATTGTCTACCGCCCCGGCATTGCCCATTAAAGATGAAAAAATTCCCATGGTGATTTGTGTTTTTCAGGAAATTTAAAACAAATAATCCATTTTTTGAGCTTCTGGATCGTGGCCTTTGAGAAAGCTTTAACAAGCTGCCTTCGCTTTAATGCCTATTTTTAGAAAAACCTTGTACTATGGCCTTCTTCGGAAAAGTGAGAAACACCATCAACCTTTTAAAGAACATTGATCTTGACCAGCTGGCGAAGATCAACAAACAAATAGATCTTTCTGAAGCCATGCAAACCCTGGGGCAGCTGGATGACAATCAGCTCAAGGGGCTCATGAAAATGCTGAAGACCAAACGCCGGAAAGGGCAGCACGACCTGCCACCTATTGACGGGGATTTTTACCAGCTCGACCTGAAGCTTTCCGAAGAACAGCGAGAGCTTCAGCTAAAGGTGCGCAACTTCATGGAAGACGAAGTGCGCCCCCTGGTGAACGACCACTGGAACAGGGCAAAATTCCCGTTTGAGATCATAGAAAAATTCAAGAAGCTCAACATTACCGGAGTTCCTTATGAAGGATACGGCTGCCCAAATTTGCCATTTTTGATGGAGGGCATTATTGCGCAGGAGATCGCACGGGTAGATGTTTCCATTTCCACTTTCTTTGGCGTACACAGCGGGCTGGCCATGGGCTCTATTTATCTCTGCGGAAGCGAGGAACAAAAAGAAGAATGGCTCCCAAAGATGCAGCGCCTGGAAACTATTGGCGCCTTTGGCCTTACCGAACCCAACGTGGGCAGCGGTGCTGCCGGCGGGCTTGAAACTACCTGCAGGTGGGATGGCGAGCATTGGGTACTCAACGGACAGAAAAAATGGATTGGGAATGCCACTTTTGCCGATGTGATCATCATCTGGGCGCGTGATGAAGACTCCAACCAGGTAAAAGGCTTTTTGGTTAAAAAAGACAACCCCGGCTTCAAGGCTGAAAAAATGGAAGACAAGATGGCGCTGCGAATCGTGCAAAACGCCCTGATCACTCTAAACGATTGCAAAGTACCTGAAAGCGACCGACTTCAGAAAGCAGAATCATTCAGGGATACGGCAAAAGTGCTTAAAATGACCCGGGCAGGGGTAGCATGGCAGGCTGTGGGCTGTGCCCGGGGTGCTTATGAAAGTGCTTTGAAATACACCAAGAAAAGGGAACAATTTGGAAGGCCAATTGCTTCCTATCAGCTTATACAAAACCACCTGGTTGAAATGATCGCCAACCTCACCTCTATGCAAACGCTCTGTTTCAGGTTATCTGAACTCCAGGACCAGGGACTTTTAAAGGATGAGCATGCATCTTTAGCAAAAGTCTATACCAGCATGCGAATGCGCGATGTGGTGAGCAGGGCCCGCGAAGTGATGGGAGGCAACGGGATTCTCCTGGAATACGACGTTGCCCGCTTTGTAGCCGATGCCGAAGCCATTTACAGCTATGAAGGCACCAAAGAGATCAACTCCCTTATTGTGGGAAGGGCGATCACGGGCTATAGTGCGTTTGTAAATTAGGCATAAGACCGCTGCGCTGCTGGAACTTACAGCCAAGATGAAGTAGGCAGTGCACAGTTTTAAGCTGGCAGTTAAAAAAGAGCCAAGAGCCAAGAGCCAAGAGTCAAGAGTCAAGAGCCAAGAGCCAAGACTTATAGTAACCAGGGTACAGTTTTAAGTTGGCAGTTGTGAAGTGGAGAGCGGAGTGGTGAAACGGAATTAGTGAAAAGCTCCTCTCTTTTGAAGAGGCGGGGTGAGGATGAGAAAAAGTAAGCAGTTCGCAGTATCACGTAAGCAGTAAAAAAATAAAAAAGTCTAGATTCTGGCTTCTAGCATCTAGTCTCTTAATAGAAAATCACCCAGCCAATGTCATTTCTAATCATGAGTCCGCAGAAAGATCCTAAAGCCTGGATAGAGGCCTTGAAAGCCGAAGCACCAGATTTAGATCTGGAAGTATATCCTGAAGTTAAAGATCCCAAAAAAGTGGAATATGTACTTTCATGGAAGCACCCGCACGGAATTTTTCGCGATTACCCAAACCTGAAAGTAATAGCCTCTATGGGTGCAGGCATAGATCACATTATTGGCGATAAAGAAATTGCGAAGCACATAAAGATCACCCGCCTGGTTGATGAACAGCTCACCAAAGACATGAGCGTGTTTGTACTTTCCCTTATTCTCGAATACCTGCGAAACCTGAAGGAACACCATTGCAGCCACGAATGGAATCCAAAGGCTTACGGGCGGCCAGAAAACACACAGGTGGGAATAATGGGCATGGGCGTACTGGGAGTGGGCGTCGCCGAAAAACTGATCCGGAATAAATTCAATGTCACCGGCTGGTCAAAGACTAAAAAGGAAATTCTGGGCGTGACTACCTACCACGGCGATGAACAGCTGCAGGAGTTTTTAAAAAATACCCAAATACTGGTGAATTTGCTGCCGCTGACTTCCAAAACAAAAAACATCCTGAATAAACAGCTTTTTGAGAAGCTCCCAAAAGGGGCTTATGTGATCAACGTGGCCCGGGGGAACATCTTATAGACGATGACCTGCTGGAGATGATCCATACCAAACATCTGTCTGGCGCTGCCCTCGATGTTTTCCGGCAGGAACCTTTACCCGCAGAACACCCTTTCTGGAAGAACGAAAAGATCAAAGTGTCTCCACATATAGCAAGTATTACCCATCCCAAAAGTGTAGTGCCGCAGATTCTTGAGAATTATAAGAGAATGAAAGAAGGAAAGGAATTGAAGAACGTGGTTGACAGGGAGAAAGAGTATTAGTATTCAGTGGTCAGTGGTCAGTGGTCAGTATGTACGTCCCTGATATAGGTTGACCATAAAATCAACTTACATGAAGTCAAATATTCGATTGCTCAGTAAACATCGGAAATTCTCCGATGAGTTCAAAAGACAAATTGTGAATGATTATGAAAGTGGCAGGTACAGTGTATTTCAACTGTCTAAGCTTCACGGAATGTCACGGTCTATGATCTATAACTGGATTCATAAATTTTCTACCTTTAACGAGAAAGGTTATAGAGTTGTAGAAATGAAAGACAGTAGCAGTAAAAAGATGCAAGAGCTGGAGGCCAAAAACAAGGAACTGGAAGCAGCTTTAGGGCGTAAACAGATACAGTTGGATTATTTAGAAAAGATGATCGAACTGGCTAAGTCAGAACTCGATATCGACATTAAAAAAAACTACAGCACCCCACAATCAACTGGTTCAGGAAAAACAAAGAAAAAGTGAGTTATTCCATGAATCAATTCTATGAAGGCATTGGGATCAGTAAACAAGCTGTCCATCAATATGCTAGAAGACAAAGAATTTTTGATCATCGTTTGATGGAATTAATGTCTGAAGCTGATGATATTCGTAGAGATCATCCTGGTTGTGGGGTGGAAAAAATGTACTATACTTTAAAGCCTGATTTTATTGGGAGAGATCGTTTTGTAGAGACTTTTATGCAATTAGGTTATCGTCTCAAAAGAAAGAAGAATTATAGACGCACAACCATTGCCGGTAATATCTACTATCCGAATAAAATTAAAGGAATAAAGATCAATGCACCTTCGGTAGTATGGCAAAGCGATATTACTTACTATCGGGTAGGAGACAAATTTTATTATGCAGTATTTATAATTGATGTTTACACCAAGAAAATAGTCGGTTATGAAGTCTCTGATCATATGAGAGGGACAGCAAATTTAAAAGCTTTGAAGATGGCTTTAAAACAAAACAAAGCTCCTAAGATCCATCACTCAGATCGAGGAAGCCAGTATACGTACAAATCTTATACTGAACTCTTACAATCAAATACGACCACTATAAGTATGGCCTTAAGTGCTCAGGACAATGCATATGCCGAGAGGATCAATAGAACAATAAAAGAGGAGTATCTGGATCACTGGAAGCCACAATCCTTTAGCCAACTCAAGAACCAGGTGAACAAAGCAGTAAAAAATTATAACACCAAAAGATCCCATGATCATTTAGAGAAAAGAAACCCTGAAGAGTTCATTAGTTATTGGTCAACCCTCAAAACAGAAGAAAGACCAATTATTACTATTTTTGATAATGAAAATTAATATCTAAAACCGGTCAACACTAATCAGGGAAGTTTAGTAAAAATATCATTTTATAAATTTCCGTAAGCGACAAACCACGAACAACAAACAACAAACAAACCAACATCATGAAAGAACTAAAGAACATTCTGGTAGCTGTAGATTTTAATGATGCCGTAGGAGATTTACTGGGATATGCCGAAGGCCTGGCCCTAAAATTTGGTGCCAAGGTTTGGGTTTTGCATGTCGCAGCTCCCAACCCCGATTTTGTAGGCTATGAACCGGGGCCGCAGTACATAAGAGACTTTAAAGCAGAAGAATTTCGGGAAGAACATCGCAACCTGCAAATGTATTGTGACACCTTCCTTAGTGAAAATATTGAAAAAGAAGCTTTGCTC
This Salinimicrobium tongyeongense DNA region includes the following protein-coding sequences:
- a CDS encoding transposase, with product MKSNIRLLSKHRKFSDEFKRQIVNDYESGRYSVFQLSKLHGMSRSMIYNWIHKFSTFNEKGYRVVEMKDSSSKKMQELEAKNKELEAALGRKQIQLDYLEKMIELAKSELDIDIKKNYSTPQSTGSGKTKKK
- a CDS encoding acyl-CoA dehydrogenase family protein — its product is MAFFGKVRNTINLLKNIDLDQLAKINKQIDLSEAMQTLGQLDDNQLKGLMKMLKTKRRKGQHDLPPIDGDFYQLDLKLSEEQRELQLKVRNFMEDEVRPLVNDHWNRAKFPFEIIEKFKKLNITGVPYEGYGCPNLPFLMEGIIAQEIARVDVSISTFFGVHSGLAMGSIYLCGSEEQKEEWLPKMQRLETIGAFGLTEPNVGSGAAGGLETTCRWDGEHWVLNGQKKWIGNATFADVIIIWARDEDSNQVKGFLVKKDNPGFKAEKMEDKMALRIVQNALITLNDCKVPESDRLQKAESFRDTAKVLKMTRAGVAWQAVGCARGAYESALKYTKKREQFGRPIASYQLIQNHLVEMIANLTSMQTLCFRLSELQDQGLLKDEHASLAKVYTSMRMRDVVSRAREVMGGNGILLEYDVARFVADAEAIYSYEGTKEINSLIVGRAITGYSAFVN
- a CDS encoding PH domain-containing protein: MGIFSSLMGNAGAVDNQKLQSDFAQLLCDSEVIEAGFKIFRDTFIFTNKRLILVDKQGLTGSKTQYLSISYKSISRFSVETAGTFDLDAELKIWISSEQQPSICRRFNKSVNVYEVQKLLAQHVLK
- a CDS encoding IS3 family transposase, translating into MNQFYEGIGISKQAVHQYARRQRIFDHRLMELMSEADDIRRDHPGCGVEKMYYTLKPDFIGRDRFVETFMQLGYRLKRKKNYRRTTIAGNIYYPNKIKGIKINAPSVVWQSDITYYRVGDKFYYAVFIIDVYTKKIVGYEVSDHMRGTANLKALKMALKQNKAPKIHHSDRGSQYTYKSYTELLQSNTTTISMALSAQDNAYAERINRTIKEEYLDHWKPQSFSQLKNQVNKAVKNYNTKRSHDHLEKRNPEEFISYWSTLKTEERPIITIFDNEN
- a CDS encoding universal stress protein — its product is MKELKNILVAVDFNDAVGDLLGYAEGLALKFGAKVWVLHVAAPNPDFVGYEPGPQYIRDFKAEEFREEHRNLQMYCDTFLSENIEKEALLIQGSTIEAVLEEAKKLKSDLLIVGTHKHSFLHNLLQESVSLELLKKASIPILTIPIEE